A genome region from Brachymonas denitrificans includes the following:
- a CDS encoding cation:proton antiporter: MNTVIPFLPASWPPLHTAALFGLLLLIGTLGGLLAKRVRWLPTITGFMAVGALMGPSGLGLLSYDMLGQTQVLVDVALGLILFKLGTALHPWMVIRTPKLIVTSLAESLLTFASVFGLMVWLGTSPLAAVIAAAIAVSSSPAVLIHVAHELHARGFVVDAAKALVALNNVFAFVLYSLAMPVALWNSETSWLVAIGLPAYQMLGAMVLGLLVAVLVTSIGRFTQSDDAHYRFALIVGAVMLVLGLSVAFGVSPLFANLTLGIACRGLQRRARLANTDLGSGADLFFIVLFVYAGAKLNITDVIRYAPFALALVAVRSLSKGVGVVAGARYFGYPWNQSFAISLTLIPMAGLAIGLVQTTNAMAPHIATEVSAIVLAAVAILETLGPPLVAYGLRLGDAVPPPQGPEVRVHTFSPPAD, from the coding sequence ATGAATACGGTGATCCCCTTTCTGCCCGCCAGCTGGCCGCCGCTGCACACCGCCGCGCTGTTCGGCCTGTTGCTGCTGATCGGCACGCTGGGCGGGCTGCTGGCCAAGCGCGTGCGCTGGCTGCCCACCATTACCGGCTTCATGGCGGTGGGGGCATTGATGGGCCCGAGCGGCCTGGGCCTGCTCAGCTACGACATGCTGGGCCAGACGCAGGTGCTGGTCGATGTGGCCCTGGGCCTGATCCTGTTCAAATTGGGCACGGCGCTGCACCCCTGGATGGTGATCCGCACGCCCAAGCTGATCGTCACCAGCCTGGCCGAGAGCCTGCTCACCTTCGCCAGCGTATTCGGCCTGATGGTGTGGCTGGGCACCAGTCCGCTGGCCGCGGTGATTGCGGCGGCGATTGCCGTGTCCTCCTCGCCCGCCGTGCTGATCCACGTGGCGCACGAACTGCATGCGCGCGGCTTCGTGGTGGATGCGGCCAAGGCGCTGGTGGCGCTCAACAACGTGTTCGCCTTCGTGCTGTATTCGCTGGCCATGCCGGTGGCGCTGTGGAACAGCGAAACCAGCTGGCTGGTGGCCATCGGCCTGCCGGCCTACCAGATGCTGGGCGCCATGGTGCTGGGCCTGCTGGTGGCGGTGCTGGTGACCAGCATCGGCCGTTTCACGCAGAGCGACGATGCGCACTACCGCTTTGCGCTGATCGTGGGCGCGGTGATGCTGGTGCTGGGCCTGTCAGTGGCGTTTGGCGTATCGCCACTGTTTGCCAACCTCACGCTGGGCATCGCCTGCCGCGGCCTGCAGCGCCGCGCGCGCCTGGCCAATACCGACCTGGGCAGCGGGGCCGACCTGTTCTTCATCGTGCTGTTCGTCTATGCCGGGGCCAAGCTCAACATCACCGACGTGATCCGCTATGCGCCGTTTGCGCTGGCGCTGGTGGCCGTACGGAGCCTGAGCAAGGGCGTGGGCGTGGTGGCGGGGGCGCGCTATTTCGGCTATCCGTGGAACCAGTCCTTCGCCATCAGCCTCACGCTGATTCCCATGGCCGGGCTGGCCATCGGCCTGGTGCAGACCACCAATGCGATGGCCCCGCATATCGCCACCGAGGTCAGTGCCATTGTGCTGGCGGCGGTCGCGATCCTGGAAACGCTGGGACCACCGCTGGTGGCCTATGGCCTGCGGCTGGGCGATGCGGTGCCGCCGCCGCAAGGGCCGGAGGTGCGGGTGCACACCTTCAGCCCGCCGGCGGACTGA
- the trxA gene encoding thioredoxin, which yields MIDITAANFEIDVLQASATTPVLVDFWAPWCGPCKSLGPVLEKLEAEYAGRFILAKINSDEEQQIAGMFGVRSIPTCVLMVNGQPVDGFMGALPEGQVRAFLDKNLPSPEQVEAAQEEDEAQQALEAGDTDTALEKLQHAVATDPANDDIRFDYVKLLLQLGRTDDAKVAFAPVIAKAAGVRRLDSLQRWMDAIDASDNVDLAALDAAIAANKRDFAARFARAQALMAQQQWTDAMDELLEILMRDKSWNEEQARKTYIAILDIMEPPKVAVAEGQIPPEDPVIATYRRRLSSVVLS from the coding sequence ATGATCGACATCACCGCAGCCAATTTCGAAATCGACGTACTCCAGGCCTCTGCCACCACCCCGGTGCTGGTGGACTTCTGGGCCCCCTGGTGCGGCCCGTGCAAGTCGCTCGGCCCGGTGCTGGAAAAGCTCGAAGCCGAATACGCCGGCCGCTTCATCCTGGCCAAGATCAACTCCGACGAGGAGCAGCAGATTGCCGGCATGTTCGGCGTGCGCAGCATCCCCACCTGCGTGCTGATGGTCAATGGCCAGCCGGTGGACGGTTTCATGGGCGCCCTGCCCGAAGGCCAGGTACGCGCCTTCCTCGACAAGAACCTGCCCAGCCCCGAGCAGGTGGAAGCCGCGCAGGAAGAAGACGAGGCCCAGCAGGCGCTGGAAGCCGGCGACACCGACACCGCGCTGGAAAAGCTGCAGCATGCCGTCGCCACCGACCCGGCCAATGACGACATCCGCTTCGACTATGTCAAACTGTTGCTGCAGCTCGGCCGCACGGACGATGCCAAGGTGGCGTTTGCCCCGGTGATCGCCAAGGCCGCCGGCGTGCGCCGCCTGGATAGCCTGCAGCGCTGGATGGACGCCATCGACGCCAGCGACAACGTCGATCTGGCCGCGCTCGACGCCGCCATCGCCGCCAACAAGCGCGACTTTGCCGCCCGCTTTGCCCGCGCTCAGGCGCTGATGGCACAGCAGCAGTGGACGGACGCCATGGACGAACTGCTCGAAATCCTGATGCGCGACAAGAGCTGGAACGAGGAGCAGGCACGCAAGACCTATATCGCCATCCTCGACATCATGGAGCCGCCCAAGGTGGCCGTGGCCGAAGGCCAGATTCCACCCGAGGACCCCGTCATCGCCACCTACCGTCGCCGCCTGAGCAGCGTGGTGCTGAGCTGA
- a CDS encoding L-threonylcarbamoyladenylate synthase, with protein sequence MLLDATLWATDATRDAAIAEGARLLAAGELLGLPTETVYGLAARADQDAAVAKIFAAKGRPADHPLIVHVPDRAGAEQFVAEGFLQQMPDHAARLMDAFWPGPLTVIVPRRPGVGAAAAGGQDSVGLRCPSHPVALAVLRAAAALGVPGVAAPSANPFGRISPTTAQHVAQEFGDSLTVLDGGACQVGIESTIVDCTRGQPVLLRPGMISIEKIAEVTGISVLLPAEVTEKKAAPRASGTLESHYAPRARVRLMTAEALQAALDALTQASTAHQPPPVAVWSRTPLRSAASAATLHAMPTDPEQAAKMLFAQLRAFDDAGAQEIWIESVPTSAAWAGVADRLRRAAA encoded by the coding sequence ATGCTGCTGGATGCCACACTTTGGGCGACCGATGCCACGCGCGATGCCGCCATCGCCGAAGGTGCACGCCTGCTGGCAGCTGGCGAACTGCTGGGGCTGCCCACCGAAACCGTCTATGGCCTGGCCGCCCGCGCCGACCAGGACGCTGCGGTGGCGAAAATCTTCGCCGCCAAGGGCCGCCCGGCCGACCATCCGCTGATCGTGCATGTGCCGGATCGCGCCGGGGCCGAGCAGTTCGTGGCCGAGGGCTTTCTGCAGCAGATGCCGGACCATGCGGCGCGCCTGATGGATGCGTTCTGGCCCGGGCCGCTCACGGTGATCGTGCCGCGCCGCCCGGGCGTGGGCGCGGCTGCCGCAGGAGGCCAGGATTCGGTCGGCCTGCGCTGCCCCTCGCATCCGGTCGCGCTGGCCGTGCTGCGCGCCGCCGCCGCCCTGGGGGTGCCCGGCGTGGCAGCGCCGAGCGCCAACCCGTTTGGCCGTATCAGCCCGACCACGGCACAGCACGTGGCGCAGGAGTTTGGCGACAGTCTGACCGTGCTCGATGGCGGCGCCTGTCAGGTCGGCATCGAATCCACTATTGTGGACTGCACCCGCGGCCAGCCGGTGCTGCTGCGACCCGGCATGATCAGTATCGAGAAGATTGCCGAAGTTACGGGGATTTCGGTGCTGTTGCCGGCAGAAGTGACTGAAAAGAAGGCGGCGCCGCGCGCTTCGGGCACGCTGGAATCGCACTATGCACCGCGCGCCAGGGTGCGACTGATGACGGCCGAGGCTCTGCAGGCAGCGCTGGATGCGCTGACGCAGGCGAGCACGGCGCACCAGCCCCCGCCTGTCGCCGTCTGGAGCCGGACGCCCCTGCGCAGCGCCGCGTCTGCAGCCACCCTCCACGCCATGCCCACCGATCCCGAACAGGCCGCGAAGATGCTGTTCGCCCAACTACGTGCCTTCGATGACGCTGGCGCGCAGGAAATCTGGATCGAAAGCGTACCGACCAGCGCCGCCTGGGCCGGCGTGGCAGACCGCCTGCGCCGCGCGGCAGCCTGA
- a CDS encoding PQQ-dependent sugar dehydrogenase gives MPPPFRPDRPRAVQLLAGAALLSGASVAQAQTLAAPVPAPQAAVAETVATGLEHPWAVAFLPEGRFLVTERPGRMRIVQADGRINPPLQGVPEVAAGGQGGMLDVITDSDYARNRTIYFCYAEPGPGRSNSTALARARLSNDGRSLEQLRVLFSQKPKYASSAHFGCRIVERKVGGKPDGTLFLTLGDRFSRRDDAQTLDNHHGKIVRVGKDGSIPKDNPFAGKPGALPDIWSYGHRNVQGATLAPDGRLWTHEHGPRGGDEINLPQPGRNYGWPVITYGKEYSGATIGRGLRIQVGMEQPLYYWDPSIAPSGMAFVTSERYPGWKGDLMVTALKFQYLARLQLKDGKVVAEHKLLPDVGQRLRDVRQGPDGWLYLVTDSSEGRLLRVKPR, from the coding sequence ATGCCTCCCCCTTTCCGTCCTGATCGCCCCCGGGCCGTCCAGCTGCTTGCCGGTGCCGCCTTGCTGTCCGGAGCCAGCGTAGCGCAAGCGCAAACGCTCGCTGCCCCGGTGCCCGCGCCGCAGGCCGCCGTCGCCGAAACCGTTGCCACCGGCCTGGAGCACCCCTGGGCCGTGGCCTTCTTGCCCGAAGGTCGCTTCCTCGTCACCGAGCGCCCCGGCCGCATGCGCATCGTGCAGGCCGATGGCCGCATCAACCCGCCGCTGCAGGGCGTGCCGGAGGTGGCCGCCGGCGGCCAGGGCGGCATGCTCGACGTGATCACCGACAGCGATTACGCCCGCAACCGCACCATCTACTTCTGCTACGCCGAACCCGGCCCGGGCCGCAGCAACAGCACGGCGCTGGCACGCGCGAGGCTCTCCAATGACGGCCGCAGCCTGGAGCAGCTGCGCGTGCTGTTCAGCCAGAAACCCAAGTACGCCAGCAGCGCCCATTTCGGCTGCCGCATCGTCGAGCGCAAGGTGGGTGGCAAGCCCGATGGCACGCTGTTTCTCACGCTGGGGGACCGCTTCAGCCGGCGCGACGACGCCCAGACGCTGGACAACCACCACGGCAAGATCGTGCGCGTGGGCAAGGACGGCAGCATCCCCAAAGACAACCCCTTCGCCGGCAAGCCCGGCGCGCTGCCCGACATCTGGAGCTACGGCCACCGCAACGTGCAGGGCGCCACGCTGGCGCCCGATGGCAGGCTCTGGACGCACGAGCACGGCCCGCGCGGCGGCGACGAGATCAACCTGCCGCAACCCGGCCGCAACTACGGCTGGCCGGTCATCACCTACGGCAAGGAATACAGCGGCGCCACCATCGGCCGCGGCCTGCGCATACAGGTGGGCATGGAGCAGCCGCTGTACTACTGGGATCCGTCGATTGCCCCTTCAGGCATGGCTTTTGTCACCAGCGAGCGCTATCCGGGCTGGAAGGGCGACCTGATGGTGACAGCGCTCAAGTTCCAGTACCTGGCGCGCCTGCAGCTGAAGGATGGCAAGGTGGTGGCCGAGCACAAGCTGCTGCCCGACGTGGGCCAGCGCCTGCGCGACGTGCGCCAGGGGCCGGATGGCTGGCTCTATCTGGTGACCGACAGCAGCGAGGGCCGCCTGTTGCGCGTCAAGCCGCGCTGA
- a CDS encoding 5-(carboxyamino)imidazole ribonucleotide synthase, with protein MQEAPTSAAPALHTVRSATDTDSLHTTLGVLGGGQLGRMLVHAAQRMGYATVVLDPAPDSPAGQASHNQIVAAYDDQAGWDQLADACDGLTTEFENVPAAALEYLAARKPVSPPAQAVAKAQDRIEEKRHFTACGVRCAPWLAVQQESDLQAAAALLPGILKTARLGYDGKGQAVCHTADELRQAWDGMGRVACVLEQKLALALECSVIVARGADGQIVNFQPQRNVHHGGILATTYAFAGAVPVALADALVEATRRIAEGLEYVGVLCVEYFVLQDGSWVVNEMAPRPHNSGHYTIDACEHSQFDLQVRTTMNLPLVQPRHHSPSIMLNLLGDAWFRHGERIIPPWEQIQQLPGVQLHLYGKQDVKPGRKMGHVTITAATVDELQDKAAQVAQLLRLPFERLAVA; from the coding sequence ATGCAGGAAGCGCCAACATCGGCAGCGCCGGCGCTGCACACCGTCCGCTCCGCTACGGATACCGACAGCCTGCATACCACGCTGGGCGTGCTCGGCGGCGGCCAGCTCGGCCGCATGCTGGTGCATGCCGCGCAGCGCATGGGCTATGCCACCGTGGTGCTCGATCCGGCGCCCGACAGCCCGGCCGGGCAGGCCAGCCACAATCAGATCGTGGCCGCCTACGATGACCAGGCCGGCTGGGACCAGCTGGCCGACGCCTGCGATGGCCTGACCACCGAATTCGAGAACGTGCCCGCTGCGGCGCTGGAGTATCTGGCCGCGCGCAAGCCGGTATCGCCGCCGGCGCAGGCCGTGGCCAAGGCGCAGGACCGCATCGAGGAAAAGCGCCATTTCACGGCCTGCGGCGTGCGCTGTGCGCCCTGGCTGGCGGTGCAGCAGGAATCCGACCTGCAAGCCGCCGCGGCGCTGCTGCCCGGCATCCTCAAGACGGCGCGTCTGGGCTATGACGGCAAGGGCCAGGCCGTGTGCCACACGGCCGACGAGCTGCGCCAGGCCTGGGACGGCATGGGCCGCGTCGCCTGCGTGCTGGAGCAGAAGCTGGCGCTGGCGCTGGAGTGTTCGGTGATCGTGGCGCGCGGAGCCGACGGCCAGATCGTCAATTTCCAGCCGCAGCGCAATGTGCACCATGGCGGCATTCTGGCCACCACCTACGCCTTTGCCGGCGCCGTGCCGGTCGCGCTGGCCGATGCGCTGGTCGAGGCCACGCGCCGCATCGCCGAAGGGCTGGAGTATGTGGGCGTGCTTTGCGTCGAATATTTCGTGCTGCAGGACGGCAGCTGGGTCGTGAACGAGATGGCGCCGCGCCCGCACAACAGCGGTCACTACACCATCGACGCCTGCGAGCACAGCCAGTTCGACCTGCAGGTGCGCACCACCATGAACCTGCCGCTGGTACAACCGCGCCACCACAGCCCCTCCATCATGCTCAACCTGCTGGGCGATGCCTGGTTCCGGCATGGCGAGCGCATCATCCCGCCGTGGGAGCAGATCCAGCAACTGCCGGGTGTGCAATTGCACCTCTACGGCAAGCAGGATGTGAAGCCGGGGCGCAAGATGGGGCATGTGACCATCACCGCAGCCACGGTGGACGAGTTGCAGGACAAGGCGGCGCAGGTGGCCCAACTGCTGCGCCTGCCGTTCGAGCGGCTTGCCGTGGCGTGA
- a CDS encoding MarC family protein produces the protein MTLPTLLSLKPLITLLALVNPLAILPFYIHYTQSFSDEQRMRTIRAATLTVLTVLATGALLGMQILEFFNISLASFQVGGGMLLLISALQMLNAQPAEARTTASETSYAARQASIGVVPLGIPLLTGPATMSTMVIFAERTANWVQMAQLIGYAVIVAMAVYVSFMAAPRIARAMGQTGINVMTRLMGLILAALGVEVMSEGLKKIFPVLGG, from the coding sequence ATGACTCTCCCCACCCTGCTCAGTCTCAAGCCCCTGATCACGCTGCTGGCGCTGGTCAATCCGCTGGCGATCCTGCCGTTCTACATCCACTACACGCAAAGCTTCAGCGACGAGCAGCGCATGCGCACCATCCGCGCCGCCACGCTCACGGTGCTGACGGTGCTGGCGACGGGCGCGCTGCTGGGCATGCAGATCCTGGAATTCTTCAATATCTCCCTGGCCAGCTTCCAGGTGGGCGGCGGCATGCTGCTGCTGATCAGCGCGCTGCAGATGCTGAACGCACAGCCGGCCGAGGCGCGCACCACCGCCAGCGAAACCTCCTACGCGGCGCGCCAGGCCAGCATCGGCGTGGTGCCGCTGGGCATTCCACTGCTCACCGGCCCGGCCACCATGTCGACCATGGTGATCTTTGCCGAACGCACGGCCAACTGGGTGCAGATGGCACAGCTGATCGGCTATGCCGTGATCGTGGCCATGGCGGTGTACGTGAGCTTCATGGCCGCGCCGCGCATTGCCCGCGCCATGGGCCAGACCGGCATCAACGTGATGACGCGCCTGATGGGCCTGATCCTGGCCGCGCTGGGCGTGGAGGTGATGAGCGAGGGGCTGAAGAAGATTTTTCCGGTGCTCGGCGGGTGA
- the dacB gene encoding D-alanyl-D-alanine carboxypeptidase/D-alanyl-D-alanine endopeptidase, whose protein sequence is MPAPLPPSLFARRAGWPALLLALSLSTLTACQKSGTPEEVASGAGLTSTADSAASSPVAAASALLAEPRDPTPSLATQAASTTIPPIVQQELDKAKVSPEHVALLVVPVDGGPPLVNHRTAEQMNPASVMKLITTAAALDLLGPSYRWHTRIWTDGTLQNGTLNGNVYVQGRGDPKLVVERLWLLMRELQHAGIRRIGGDIVLDRSAFDVPPVDPGSFDNDPLRPYNARPDALLVNFKAFTLQITPDESQKLAHVGLEPPLEGVTLPPSLPLAEGKCAPWLNKLAADTLKDRNLVLPADPYPASCGIQQLTLAHPAPEQFAPRAVAGMWKALGGELQGSIRDGAVPEAVRKRRPVADSASPTVAEVVHDINKFSNNVMAQQVFLTLGLEHSGVGSLASANEALTQWWQHRLGDTPLPAVQNGSGLSRDGRVSASSLGAMLQRVWRTPGMPEFVASLPIAGVDGTLRHTHTAYKGNAHLKTGTLKDASALAGYVLSDTGRRYVMVAMANGANAQSARPAFQALMEWIITQPVASSGSKS, encoded by the coding sequence ATGCCCGCCCCTCTCCCCCCATCCCTGTTTGCCCGCCGCGCCGGCTGGCCTGCCCTGCTGCTCGCGCTGAGCCTGTCCACCCTGACGGCCTGCCAGAAATCCGGCACGCCCGAGGAGGTGGCCTCCGGCGCCGGCCTGACATCGACGGCCGACAGCGCCGCCTCCAGCCCCGTGGCCGCCGCATCGGCGCTGCTGGCAGAGCCGCGCGACCCGACGCCGTCGCTGGCCACCCAGGCCGCCAGCACCACCATTCCGCCCATCGTGCAGCAGGAACTGGACAAGGCCAAGGTCTCGCCCGAGCACGTGGCGCTGCTGGTGGTGCCGGTCGATGGCGGCCCGCCGCTGGTCAACCACCGCACGGCCGAGCAGATGAATCCGGCCTCGGTGATGAAGCTGATCACCACGGCCGCCGCGCTGGACCTGCTCGGCCCGTCCTACCGCTGGCATACCCGCATCTGGACCGACGGCACGCTGCAGAATGGCACGCTTAACGGCAATGTCTATGTGCAGGGCCGCGGCGATCCCAAGCTGGTGGTGGAGCGGCTGTGGCTGCTGATGCGCGAACTGCAGCATGCCGGCATCCGCCGCATCGGCGGCGACATCGTGCTGGACCGCAGCGCCTTCGACGTGCCGCCGGTCGATCCCGGCAGTTTCGACAACGACCCGCTGCGTCCGTACAATGCGCGCCCCGACGCGCTGCTGGTGAATTTCAAGGCATTTACGCTGCAGATAACGCCCGATGAGAGCCAGAAGCTGGCACATGTCGGCCTGGAGCCGCCGCTGGAAGGCGTGACGCTGCCGCCCAGCCTGCCGCTGGCCGAAGGGAAGTGCGCCCCCTGGCTCAACAAGCTCGCAGCGGACACGCTGAAGGACCGCAATCTGGTGCTGCCGGCCGATCCCTATCCCGCCAGTTGCGGCATCCAGCAACTGACACTGGCGCACCCGGCTCCGGAACAGTTCGCACCACGCGCCGTGGCCGGCATGTGGAAGGCGCTTGGTGGCGAGCTGCAGGGCAGCATCCGCGATGGCGCCGTGCCCGAAGCGGTGCGCAAGCGCCGCCCGGTGGCCGACAGTGCCTCGCCCACGGTCGCCGAGGTGGTGCACGACATCAACAAGTTCAGCAACAACGTGATGGCGCAGCAGGTGTTTCTGACGCTGGGGCTGGAGCATTCGGGCGTGGGCAGTCTGGCCAGTGCCAACGAGGCGCTCACCCAGTGGTGGCAGCACCGCCTGGGCGATACGCCGCTGCCGGCGGTGCAGAATGGTTCCGGCCTGTCGCGCGATGGCCGCGTGAGTGCCTCTTCGCTTGGCGCCATGCTGCAGCGCGTGTGGCGCACGCCGGGCATGCCGGAGTTCGTCGCCTCGCTGCCGATTGCCGGCGTGGATGGCACTTTGCGCCACACGCACACCGCGTACAAAGGCAACGCCCATCTCAAGACCGGCACGCTCAAGGATGCCTCGGCGCTGGCCGGCTATGTGCTGTCCGACACGGGCCGGCGTTACGTGATGGTGGCGATGGCCAATGGTGCCAATGCCCAGTCGGCGCGGCCGGCCTTCCAGGCGCTGATGGAGTGGATCATCACGCAGCCGGTGGCATCGAGCGGCAGCAAATCCTGA
- the tsaB gene encoding tRNA (adenosine(37)-N6)-threonylcarbamoyltransferase complex dimerization subunit type 1 TsaB, with the protein MHLLAMDTSTSEMSVAAGRWPAGAAAQGAAPQQRDYTGAGAAQSSATLIPTVQRLLDEAGLGLAQLDAIVFGAGPGSFTGLRTACAVAQGLALGAERQVLPMDTLLAVAEDWRSRQPALERGTLVWALLDARMDEIYVAGWRWQPRGGMPAWELAQPAVLARPEDLLQVPGLTPDAVCAGNVQPVYGERLPVTVAAAMPSASAMLRLAPALLQDGAAIDPALALPRYVRDKVAQTTEEREQAKLQAAQARQP; encoded by the coding sequence CTGCACCTGCTGGCCATGGATACCAGCACCAGTGAAATGTCGGTCGCGGCAGGGCGCTGGCCTGCGGGGGCTGCCGCACAGGGCGCTGCCCCGCAGCAGCGGGATTACACCGGCGCGGGCGCAGCGCAATCCTCCGCCACGCTGATCCCCACCGTCCAGCGCCTGCTGGACGAGGCCGGGCTGGGCCTGGCGCAGCTCGATGCCATCGTGTTCGGTGCGGGGCCGGGCTCGTTCACCGGCCTGCGCACCGCCTGTGCAGTGGCACAGGGGCTGGCCCTCGGCGCGGAGCGCCAGGTGCTGCCCATGGACACCTTGCTGGCCGTGGCCGAAGACTGGCGCAGCCGCCAGCCGGCATTGGAGCGCGGTACCCTCGTCTGGGCCCTGCTCGATGCGCGCATGGACGAGATCTACGTCGCCGGCTGGCGCTGGCAGCCGCGCGGCGGCATGCCGGCCTGGGAACTGGCGCAGCCGGCCGTGCTGGCACGCCCGGAAGACCTGCTGCAGGTGCCCGGCTTGACGCCGGATGCCGTCTGCGCCGGCAATGTGCAGCCCGTGTATGGCGAGCGCCTGCCGGTTACCGTGGCGGCCGCCATGCCCAGCGCCAGTGCCATGCTGCGGCTGGCGCCGGCTCTGTTGCAGGACGGCGCCGCCATCGATCCGGCCCTGGCATTGCCGCGCTACGTGCGCGACAAGGTGGCGCAGACCACGGAAGAGCGCGAGCAAGCCAAATTGCAGGCTGCGCAGGCCCGGCAGCCATGA
- the purE gene encoding 5-(carboxyamino)imidazole ribonucleotide mutase, whose amino-acid sequence MAEVQVGVIMGSNSDWDTMQHAVEILQGFGVRFEARVVSAHRMPDDMFAYAETAAERGLQAIIAGAGGAAHLPGMVAAKTPVPVLGVPVASRHLQGVDSLHSIVQMPKGVPVATFAIGAAGAANAALFAVALLSNNDPALRQKLIDFRARQTEAARGMTLPVNEAGAA is encoded by the coding sequence ATGGCAGAGGTGCAAGTCGGCGTCATCATGGGGTCGAATTCGGATTGGGACACCATGCAGCACGCGGTAGAGATCCTGCAGGGCTTTGGCGTGCGCTTCGAGGCGCGCGTGGTATCGGCCCACCGCATGCCCGACGACATGTTCGCCTACGCCGAAACCGCGGCCGAGCGCGGCCTGCAGGCCATCATCGCAGGTGCCGGCGGTGCTGCCCACCTGCCGGGCATGGTCGCCGCCAAGACGCCGGTGCCGGTGCTGGGCGTGCCGGTGGCCAGCCGCCACCTGCAGGGCGTTGATTCGCTGCACAGCATCGTGCAGATGCCCAAGGGCGTGCCGGTGGCCACTTTCGCCATTGGCGCGGCCGGTGCGGCCAACGCGGCGCTGTTTGCCGTGGCCCTGCTCTCCAACAACGACCCGGCCTTGCGCCAGAAGCTGATCGACTTCCGCGCCCGCCAGACCGAGGCCGCGCGCGGCATGACGCTGCCCGTGAACGAAGCGGGAGCGGCTTGA
- a CDS encoding alkene reductase — MPQLFDTYPLAGRTLPNRIVMAPMTRARSPSHVPDELLATYYSQRASAGLIVTEGVPISPAAHGVLYVPGLYTPAQIAGWRTVTEAVHAEGGTIFAQLWHVGRASHASLQPNGQAPLSSTSQASDKIMTFALDAEGKPGFVPATPPRAMTTAEVQQTVQDFAQAAANAIEAGFDGIEIHSANGYLLEQFLNPHVNDRTDQYGADTQENRCRFVLEVVDAIIERIGAQRTGIRFSPWGNFNDMPPYDETAQTYLYLAGELANREVAYVHLMDQHLGKGREDAPGINLDFLQLMRAAYPRGALILAGNMTLETGNRLLEAGVLDLVGFGQPFISNPDLVARLRNGWPLAQPDRKTYYGGGAEGYTDYPVWNPVAV, encoded by the coding sequence ATGCCCCAACTCTTCGACACCTACCCCCTAGCAGGCCGCACCCTCCCCAACCGCATCGTCATGGCCCCCATGACCCGCGCCCGCTCCCCCAGCCACGTCCCCGACGAGCTGCTCGCCACCTACTACAGCCAGCGCGCCAGCGCCGGCCTGATCGTGACCGAGGGTGTGCCGATATCGCCCGCAGCGCACGGCGTGCTGTATGTCCCCGGCCTCTACACCCCCGCGCAGATCGCCGGCTGGCGCACAGTCACCGAAGCCGTGCATGCCGAAGGCGGCACCATCTTTGCCCAGCTCTGGCACGTGGGCCGCGCCTCGCACGCCTCGCTGCAGCCCAATGGCCAGGCCCCGCTCAGCTCCACCAGCCAGGCCTCCGACAAGATCATGACCTTCGCCCTGGATGCCGAAGGCAAGCCCGGTTTCGTGCCCGCCACGCCCCCGCGCGCCATGACCACGGCCGAGGTGCAGCAGACCGTGCAGGACTTCGCCCAGGCCGCCGCCAACGCCATCGAAGCCGGCTTTGACGGCATCGAGATCCACAGTGCCAACGGCTATCTGCTGGAGCAGTTTCTCAACCCGCACGTCAACGACCGCACCGACCAGTACGGCGCCGACACGCAGGAGAACCGCTGCCGCTTCGTGCTCGAGGTGGTGGATGCCATCATCGAGCGCATTGGCGCGCAGCGCACCGGCATCCGCTTTTCGCCCTGGGGCAACTTCAACGACATGCCGCCCTACGACGAAACCGCCCAGACCTACCTCTATCTGGCCGGTGAATTGGCCAACCGCGAGGTGGCCTATGTGCACCTGATGGACCAGCACCTGGGTAAGGGCCGCGAGGATGCGCCGGGCATCAACCTGGATTTTCTGCAGCTCATGCGGGCCGCCTATCCGCGTGGCGCGCTGATCCTGGCCGGCAACATGACGCTGGAAACCGGCAACCGCCTGCTCGAAGCCGGCGTGCTCGATCTGGTCGGCTTTGGCCAGCCTTTCATCAGCAACCCCGATCTGGTGGCGCGTCTGCGCAATGGCTGGCCGCTGGCCCAGCCGGACCGCAAGACCTATTACGGCGGTGGCGCCGAAGGCTATACCGACTACCCCGTCTGGAATCCGGTCGCAGTCTGA